One window of the Streptomyces asoensis genome contains the following:
- the pgsA gene encoding phosphatidylinositol phosphate synthase has translation MGQPAASRGRAATPTLGKAMLNKYARAFFTRVLTPFAAFLIRRGVSPDTVTLLGTAGVIAGALVFYPRGEFFWGTIVITLFVFSDLVDGNMARQLGRTSRWGAFLDSTLDRVADGAIFGGFALWYAGNGDDNVLCAVSIFCLASGQVVSYTKARGESIGLPVAVNGLVERAERLVISLVAAGLAGLHTFGVPGIQVLLPIALWIVAVGSLVTLIQRVVTVRRESAEAEAAAAQEAQEAQEDTESQGHEAQGSEAAK, from the coding sequence ATGGGCCAGCCGGCGGCCAGCAGGGGCCGCGCGGCGACACCGACCCTCGGGAAGGCCATGCTGAACAAGTACGCGCGTGCATTCTTCACGCGTGTCCTCACACCGTTCGCCGCGTTTCTCATCCGCCGGGGTGTGAGCCCTGACACGGTCACGCTCCTCGGCACCGCCGGCGTGATCGCGGGCGCGCTGGTCTTCTACCCCAGGGGCGAGTTCTTCTGGGGCACGATCGTGATCACGCTCTTCGTCTTCTCCGACCTGGTCGACGGCAACATGGCCCGCCAGCTGGGCCGGACCAGCCGCTGGGGCGCCTTCCTCGACTCCACGCTCGACCGGGTCGCCGACGGCGCGATCTTCGGCGGCTTCGCGCTCTGGTACGCGGGCAACGGCGACGACAACGTCCTGTGCGCCGTCTCGATCTTCTGTCTGGCCAGCGGCCAGGTGGTGTCGTACACGAAGGCCCGGGGCGAGTCGATCGGCCTGCCCGTCGCCGTCAACGGGCTCGTGGAGCGCGCCGAGCGCCTGGTGATCTCCCTGGTCGCGGCCGGTCTGGCGGGTCTGCACACGTTCGGCGTGCCCGGCATCCAGGTGCTGCTGCCGATCGCGCTGTGGATCGTCGCCGTCGGCAGTCTCGTCACCCTGATCCAGCGGGTCGTCACGGTCCGGCGCGAGTCGGCCGAGGCGGAGGCCGCCGCGGCCCAGGAGGCCCAGGAGGCCCAGGAGGACACGGAGTCCCAGGGACACGAGGCGCAGGGGAGCGAGGCCGCCAAGTGA
- a CDS encoding potassium channel family protein: protein MEEDSRLARWEQSTEVPLALASLAFLIGYAIHVLAQHITDGWRDLSFAVMLIAWAMFGVDYAVRWRLSGERLRFVRTHWLDGLVVLLPLLRPLRIVKLYEAVQRRHGEPRFSLHARVITYAGLSTGLLGFAGALAVYDQERGAPGANMKTFGDALWWTCETLTTVGYGDVTPVTRGGRLIAVGMMACGLALLGAVTGSFSSWLIQVFSQEGDTQDTRHGEGPPER, encoded by the coding sequence ATGGAAGAAGACAGCCGTCTGGCCCGCTGGGAGCAGAGCACCGAGGTCCCCCTCGCGCTGGCCTCCCTGGCCTTCCTCATCGGGTACGCCATCCACGTCCTCGCCCAGCACATCACGGACGGCTGGCGGGACCTCTCCTTCGCCGTGATGCTGATCGCGTGGGCGATGTTCGGCGTGGACTACGCGGTGCGCTGGCGGCTCAGCGGAGAGCGGCTGCGCTTCGTGCGCACCCACTGGCTGGACGGACTGGTCGTCCTGCTCCCCCTGCTGCGCCCGCTGCGGATCGTCAAGCTCTACGAGGCCGTGCAGCGCCGGCACGGGGAGCCCCGGTTCTCGCTGCACGCGCGTGTGATCACCTACGCCGGGCTGTCCACGGGACTGCTCGGCTTCGCCGGCGCGCTCGCGGTCTACGACCAGGAACGCGGGGCGCCGGGCGCGAACATGAAGACCTTCGGCGACGCCCTCTGGTGGACCTGCGAGACGCTCACCACGGTCGGCTACGGCGATGTCACCCCGGTCACCAGGGGAGGCCGGCTGATCGCGGTCGGCATGATGGCGTGCGGGCTGGCGCTGCTGGGTGCGGTGACCGGGTCGTTCTCGTCGTGGCTGATCCAGGTGTTCTCGCAGGAGGGCGACACCCAGGACACCCGGCACGGCGAAGGGCCCCCGGAGAGATGA
- a CDS encoding HIT family protein, which yields MLPCMTSEPEQQIGVGTQDAFQRLWTPHRMAYIQGENKPTGPGADDGCPFCSIPAKSDEDGLVVRRGEHVYAVLNLYPYNGGHLMTVPYRHVADYTDLTVPETAELAELTKQAMTALRLASGAHGFNIGMNQGTVAGAGIAAHLHQHIVPRWGGDTNFMPVVGHTRVLPQLLADTRKMLAEAWPASA from the coding sequence ATGCTGCCTTGCATGACGAGTGAGCCGGAACAGCAGATCGGAGTGGGCACGCAGGACGCGTTCCAGCGTCTGTGGACGCCCCACCGGATGGCCTACATCCAGGGTGAGAACAAGCCGACCGGCCCGGGTGCCGACGACGGCTGTCCCTTCTGCTCGATCCCGGCCAAGTCCGACGAGGACGGGCTGGTCGTCCGGCGCGGGGAGCACGTGTACGCGGTGCTGAACCTGTACCCCTACAACGGCGGCCACCTGATGACCGTCCCCTACCGGCATGTCGCCGACTACACCGACCTGACGGTGCCGGAGACCGCCGAGCTCGCCGAACTGACGAAGCAGGCGATGACGGCCCTGCGCCTGGCGTCAGGCGCGCACGGCTTCAACATCGGCATGAACCAGGGGACCGTGGCGGGCGCCGGCATCGCCGCCCACCTGCACCAGCACATCGTGCCCCGCTGGGGCGGCGACACGAACTTCATGCCGGTCGTGGGCCACACGCGTGTACTCCCGCAACTCCTGGCAGACACGAGAAAAATGCTCGCAGAGGCCTGGCCGGCATCGGCCTAG
- a CDS encoding elongation factor G-like protein EF-G2: MGDKANAHPGAAGRATAADHPASVRNVVLVGHCGSGKTTLVEALALTAGAVNRAGRVEDGGTVSDYDEIEHRQQRSVQLSLVPVEWDGIKVNVLDTPGYADFVGELRAGLRAADAALFVVSASDGVDGSTRMVWEECAAVGMPRAIVVTHLEAARADFEEMTRICAEAFGGDDPDAVLPLYLPLHGPEGPDGHAPVTGLTGLLSRKLFDYSTGERKESEPGEDQLPDLETARNRLIEGIIAESEDETLMDRYLGGEQIDVKTLIEDLERAVARGTFFPVLAAAPAAEGARQGLGTVELLELVTRGFPTPLERPAPRVTTIDGEPRELTSCDPDGPLVAEVVKTSSDPYVGRVSLVRVFSGTLHPDETVHVSGHGLADRGHEDHDVDERIGALSAPFGKQQRNLTHCIAGDLACVAKLGRAETGDTLSAKGDPLLMEPWQMPDPLLPLAIQAHSKADEDKLSQGLGRLVAEDPTMRLEQNQHTHQVVLWCLGEAHSDVALERLRSRYGVQVDVVPHRVPLRETFAAKSGGRGRHVKQSGGHGQYAICEIEVEPLPGGTGIEFVDKVVGGAVPRQFIPSVEKGVRAQAAKGVEAGHPLVDIRITLLDGKAHSVDSSDAAFQTAGALALREAAAEARIHLLEPVAEVTVLVGDAYVGAVMSDLSGRRGRVLGTEQTGGGRTLVRAEVPEIEIGRYAVDLRSLSHGTARFQRAYARHEPMPAQVAEKVRQQAQSG, translated from the coding sequence ATGGGCGACAAGGCGAATGCACATCCCGGAGCCGCCGGCAGGGCTACAGCGGCCGACCACCCCGCGTCCGTACGGAATGTGGTGCTGGTCGGCCACTGCGGATCGGGCAAGACGACATTGGTGGAGGCTCTCGCGCTGACGGCGGGAGCGGTGAACCGGGCGGGCCGCGTGGAGGACGGCGGCACCGTCTCCGACTACGACGAGATCGAGCACCGGCAGCAGCGCTCGGTACAGCTCTCCCTGGTGCCCGTGGAATGGGACGGCATCAAGGTCAACGTCCTCGACACCCCCGGATACGCCGACTTCGTCGGAGAACTCAGGGCCGGTCTGCGCGCCGCGGACGCGGCCCTTTTCGTCGTCTCGGCGTCGGACGGCGTGGACGGCTCGACCCGGATGGTGTGGGAGGAGTGCGCGGCCGTCGGCATGCCGCGCGCGATCGTCGTCACCCACCTGGAAGCCGCCCGCGCGGACTTCGAGGAGATGACGCGGATCTGCGCGGAGGCCTTCGGCGGCGACGACCCGGACGCGGTCCTCCCGCTGTACCTGCCACTGCACGGGCCCGAGGGGCCGGACGGGCACGCGCCCGTGACCGGACTGACCGGACTGCTGTCCCGGAAGCTGTTCGACTACTCCACCGGCGAACGCAAGGAGTCCGAGCCGGGCGAGGACCAGCTGCCGGACCTCGAGACGGCCCGCAACCGGCTGATCGAGGGGATCATCGCCGAGAGCGAGGACGAGACCCTCATGGACCGCTATCTCGGCGGCGAGCAGATCGACGTCAAGACGCTGATCGAGGACCTGGAGCGGGCCGTCGCGCGCGGCACGTTCTTCCCCGTCCTCGCGGCCGCCCCGGCCGCCGAGGGCGCCCGGCAGGGCCTCGGCACGGTCGAACTGCTGGAACTGGTCACCAGGGGCTTCCCGACCCCCCTGGAGCGCCCGGCGCCCCGCGTGACGACGATCGACGGCGAGCCGCGCGAGCTGACCTCGTGCGATCCGGACGGGCCCCTGGTCGCGGAGGTCGTGAAGACCTCGTCCGACCCCTACGTGGGCCGCGTCTCGCTGGTCCGGGTCTTCTCCGGCACCCTGCACCCCGACGAGACCGTCCATGTCTCGGGGCACGGCCTCGCCGACCGCGGCCACGAGGATCACGACGTCGACGAACGCATCGGCGCCCTGTCCGCGCCGTTCGGCAAACAGCAGCGGAACCTGACGCACTGCATCGCGGGCGACCTCGCGTGTGTGGCGAAACTCGGCCGCGCGGAGACCGGCGACACCCTGTCCGCCAAGGGCGACCCGCTCCTCATGGAGCCCTGGCAGATGCCCGACCCACTGCTGCCGCTCGCCATCCAGGCGCACAGCAAGGCCGACGAGGACAAGCTCTCGCAGGGTCTGGGCCGGCTGGTCGCCGAGGACCCGACGATGCGCCTGGAACAGAACCAGCACACCCACCAGGTGGTCCTGTGGTGTCTGGGCGAGGCCCACTCGGACGTGGCCCTGGAGCGGCTGCGCTCCCGCTACGGGGTCCAGGTCGACGTCGTCCCGCACAGGGTCCCCCTCCGGGAGACGTTCGCGGCGAAGTCCGGCGGACGCGGACGGCACGTCAAGCAGTCGGGCGGACACGGCCAGTACGCCATCTGCGAGATCGAGGTGGAACCGCTGCCCGGCGGCACGGGCATCGAGTTCGTGGACAAGGTCGTCGGCGGCGCGGTGCCCCGGCAGTTCATCCCGTCCGTCGAAAAGGGGGTACGGGCGCAGGCGGCCAAGGGGGTGGAGGCCGGGCATCCGCTGGTCGACATCCGGATCACCCTGCTGGACGGCAAGGCGCACTCGGTGGACTCCTCCGACGCCGCGTTCCAGACGGCCGGCGCGCTGGCGCTGCGGGAGGCGGCCGCCGAGGCGCGGATCCATCTGCTGGAGCCGGTGGCCGAGGTGACCGTCCTGGTCGGCGACGCGTACGTGGGCGCCGTGATGAGCGATCTGTCGGGGCGGCGCGGGCGGGTGCTGGGCACCGAGCAGACCGGCGGCGGGCGCACCCTCGTCAGGGCCGAGGTGCCCGAGATCGAGATCGGCCGGTACGCGGTCGACCTGCGCTCCCTCTCTCACGGCACGGCACGCTTCCAGCGCGCGTACGCCCGGCACGAGCCGATGCCGGCACAGGTCGCCGAGAAGGTCCGCCAACAGGCACAGAGCGGCTGA
- the pdxS gene encoding pyridoxal 5'-phosphate synthase lyase subunit PdxS, whose translation MSSTISENQTPETGTARVKRGMAEQLKGGVIMDVVNAEQAKIAEDAGAVAVMALERVPADIRKDGGVARMSDPNMIEEIIEAVSIPVMAKSRIGHFVEAQVLQSLGVDYIDESEVLTPADEVNHSDKWAFTTPFVCGATNLGEALRRIAEGAAMIRSKGEAGTGNVVEAVRHLRQIKNEIARLRGFDNNELYAAAKDLRAPYELVKEVAELGKLPVVLFSAGGVATPADAALMRQLGAEGVFVGSGIFKSGDPAKRAAAIVKATTFYDDPKIIADASRNLGEAMVGINCDTLPEAERYANRGW comes from the coding sequence GTGTCCAGCACGATCTCCGAAAACCAGACCCCCGAGACCGGCACCGCGCGCGTGAAGCGCGGTATGGCCGAGCAGCTCAAGGGCGGCGTGATCATGGACGTGGTCAACGCCGAGCAGGCGAAGATCGCCGAGGACGCGGGCGCCGTCGCCGTCATGGCGCTGGAGCGGGTCCCGGCCGACATCCGCAAGGACGGCGGCGTGGCCCGGATGTCGGACCCCAACATGATCGAGGAGATCATCGAGGCGGTCTCCATCCCGGTGATGGCGAAGTCCCGGATCGGCCACTTCGTCGAGGCCCAGGTCCTCCAGTCGCTCGGCGTCGACTACATCGACGAGTCCGAGGTCCTCACTCCGGCCGACGAGGTCAACCACTCCGACAAGTGGGCGTTCACCACCCCCTTCGTCTGTGGTGCCACCAACCTGGGCGAGGCCCTGCGCCGCATCGCCGAGGGCGCCGCGATGATCCGCTCCAAGGGCGAGGCCGGCACCGGCAACGTCGTCGAGGCCGTCCGTCACCTGCGCCAGATCAAGAACGAGATCGCCCGGCTGCGCGGCTTCGACAACAACGAGCTGTACGCCGCCGCCAAGGACCTGCGTGCCCCGTACGAGCTGGTCAAGGAGGTCGCCGAGCTCGGCAAGCTCCCCGTGGTGCTGTTCTCCGCCGGTGGCGTGGCGACCCCGGCCGACGCCGCGCTGATGCGCCAGCTCGGAGCCGAGGGCGTCTTCGTCGGCTCCGGCATCTTCAAGTCCGGTGACCCGGCCAAGCGCGCCGCCGCCATCGTGAAGGCCACCACCTTCTACGACGACCCGAAGATCATCGCGGACGCCTCCCGGAACCTGGGCGAGGCCATGGTCGGCATCAACTGCGACACCCTGCCCGAGGCCGAGCGCTACGCCAACCGCGGCTGGTAA
- a CDS encoding glycosyltransferase family 4 protein codes for MRIGIVCPYSWDVPGGVQFHIRDLAEYFIRLGHEVSVLAPADDDTPLPPYVVSAGRAVPVPYNGSVARLNFGFLSAARVRRWLHDGSFDVVHIHEPTSPSLGLLTCWAASGPIVATFHTSNPRSRAMIAAYSILQAALEKISARIAVSEYARRTLVEHLGGDAVVIPNGVDVDFFAKAEPNPEWQGDTIGFVGRIDEPRKGLPVLMGALPKIFAERPNARLLVAGRGDEKEAVENLPKELHARVEFLGMISDEDKARFLRSVDLYVAPNTGGESFGIILVEAMSAGAPVLASDLDAFAQVLDQGAAGELFANEDADALAEAAVRLLGDPERRAGLRERGSAHVRRFDWSTVGADILSVYETVTAGAAAVAADDDRGSAGLRARLGLARD; via the coding sequence GTGAGAATCGGCATCGTCTGCCCGTACTCCTGGGATGTGCCGGGCGGCGTCCAGTTCCACATCCGCGACCTCGCCGAGTACTTCATCCGGCTCGGCCACGAGGTGTCCGTCCTGGCCCCGGCCGACGACGACACCCCGCTGCCGCCGTACGTCGTCTCGGCCGGCCGCGCGGTCCCGGTGCCGTACAACGGCTCGGTGGCGCGCCTCAACTTCGGCTTCCTGTCCGCCGCGCGCGTGCGGCGCTGGCTGCACGACGGGTCGTTCGACGTCGTCCACATCCACGAGCCGACCTCGCCGTCGCTCGGCCTGCTGACCTGCTGGGCGGCCTCGGGCCCGATCGTGGCCACCTTCCACACGTCCAACCCGCGCTCGCGCGCCATGATCGCCGCGTACTCCATCCTCCAGGCCGCCCTGGAGAAGATCAGCGCGCGGATCGCGGTGAGCGAGTACGCCCGGCGCACGCTGGTGGAGCACCTCGGCGGGGACGCGGTCGTCATCCCCAACGGCGTCGACGTCGACTTCTTCGCCAAGGCCGAGCCCAACCCCGAGTGGCAGGGCGACACGATCGGCTTCGTCGGGCGCATCGACGAGCCCCGCAAGGGCCTGCCCGTGCTGATGGGGGCGCTGCCGAAGATCTTCGCCGAGCGCCCGAACGCCCGGCTGCTGGTCGCCGGCCGCGGCGACGAGAAGGAGGCGGTGGAGAACCTGCCGAAGGAGCTGCACGCGCGTGTGGAGTTCCTCGGCATGATCAGCGACGAGGACAAGGCGCGCTTCCTGCGCAGCGTCGACCTGTACGTCGCGCCCAACACCGGCGGTGAGAGCTTCGGCATCATCCTCGTCGAGGCCATGTCGGCCGGGGCCCCGGTGCTCGCCTCCGACCTGGACGCCTTCGCCCAGGTCCTCGACCAGGGAGCGGCCGGCGAGCTGTTCGCCAACGAGGACGCGGACGCCCTGGCCGAGGCGGCGGTACGGCTCCTGGGCGACCCGGAGCGCCGAGCCGGGCTGCGGGAGCGGGGCAGCGCGCACGTACGCCGCTTCGACTGGTCGACCGTCGGCGCGGACATCCTGTCGGTGTACGAGACGGTGACGGCCGGCGCGGCGGCGGTGGCGGCCGACGACGACCGGGGATCGGCGGGTCTGCGGGCCCGGCTCGGACTGGCGCGGGACTGA
- the thrS gene encoding threonine--tRNA ligase encodes MSDVRVIIQRDSEREERTVTTGTTAADLFAGERSIIAARVAGELRDLSYVLVDGEEVEGVEISSTDGLNILRHSTAHVMAQAVQELFPEAKLGIGPPVKDGFYYDFDVEKPFTPEDLKAVEKKMQEIQKRGQRFARRVVTDEAAREELADEPYKLELIGIKGSASTDDGADVEVGAGELTIYDNLDAKTGDLCWKDLCRGPHLPTTRNIPAFKLMRNAAAYWRGSEKNPMLQRIYGTAWPSKEELKAHLDFLAEAEKRDHRKLGSELDLFSIPEQIGSGLAVFHPKGGIIRRVMEDYSRRRHEEEGYEFVYTPHATKGKLFETSGHLDWYADGMYPPMQLDEGVDYYLKPMNCPMHNLIFDARGRSYRELPLRLFEFGTVYRYEKSGVVHGLTRARGFTQDDAHIYCTREQMAEELDKTLTFVLGLLRDYGLTDFYLELSTKDPEKFVGSDEVWEEATETLRQVAEKQGLPLVPDPGGAAFYGPKISVQTKDAIGRTWQMSTVQLDFNLPERFDLEYTGPDGSKQRPVMIHRALFGSIERFFAVLLEHYAGAFPAWLAPVQAIGIPIGDGHVEYLEKFAAAAKKKGLRVEVDSSSDRMQKKIRNAQKQKVPFMVIAGDEDMSGGSVSFRYRDGSQENGIPFDEAIAKIAKVVEERTQI; translated from the coding sequence GTGTCGGACGTCCGTGTGATCATCCAACGCGATTCCGAGCGGGAAGAGCGCACGGTGACGACGGGCACCACGGCCGCCGACCTCTTCGCCGGCGAGCGCTCGATCATCGCCGCGCGCGTGGCCGGCGAGCTCAGGGACCTGTCGTACGTGCTCGTCGACGGCGAGGAGGTCGAGGGCGTCGAGATCTCCTCCACGGACGGCCTGAACATCCTGCGCCACTCCACCGCGCACGTCATGGCCCAGGCGGTGCAGGAGCTCTTCCCCGAGGCCAAGCTGGGCATCGGCCCGCCGGTCAAGGACGGCTTCTACTACGACTTCGACGTCGAGAAGCCGTTCACGCCCGAGGATCTCAAGGCCGTCGAGAAGAAGATGCAGGAGATCCAGAAGCGGGGGCAGAGGTTCGCCCGCCGCGTGGTCACCGACGAGGCCGCCCGCGAGGAGCTCGCCGACGAGCCCTACAAGCTCGAGCTGATCGGCATCAAGGGCTCGGCCTCCACCGACGACGGCGCGGACGTCGAGGTCGGCGCCGGCGAGCTGACGATCTACGACAACCTGGACGCCAAGACCGGTGACCTGTGCTGGAAGGACCTCTGCCGCGGTCCCCACCTGCCCACCACCCGCAACATCCCGGCGTTCAAGCTGATGCGCAACGCGGCCGCCTACTGGCGCGGCAGCGAGAAGAACCCCATGCTCCAGCGCATCTACGGCACCGCCTGGCCCTCCAAGGAGGAGCTGAAGGCCCACCTCGACTTCCTCGCCGAGGCCGAGAAGCGCGACCACCGCAAGCTGGGCAGCGAGCTGGACCTCTTCTCGATCCCGGAGCAGATCGGTTCCGGCCTCGCCGTCTTCCACCCCAAGGGCGGCATCATCCGCCGGGTCATGGAGGACTACTCGCGCCGCCGTCACGAGGAGGAGGGCTACGAGTTCGTCTACACCCCGCACGCGACGAAGGGGAAGCTCTTCGAGACCTCGGGCCACCTGGACTGGTACGCCGACGGCATGTACCCGCCCATGCAGCTCGACGAGGGCGTGGACTACTACCTCAAGCCCATGAACTGCCCGATGCACAACCTGATCTTCGACGCGCGTGGCCGCTCCTACCGTGAGCTGCCGCTGCGCCTGTTCGAGTTCGGGACCGTGTACCGGTACGAGAAGTCGGGCGTGGTGCACGGCCTGACCCGCGCGCGCGGCTTCACCCAGGACGACGCGCACATCTACTGCACCCGCGAGCAGATGGCGGAGGAGCTCGACAAGACGCTCACCTTCGTCCTCGGCCTGCTGCGCGACTACGGCCTGACCGACTTCTACCTGGAGCTGTCCACCAAGGACCCGGAGAAGTTCGTCGGCTCCGACGAGGTCTGGGAGGAGGCGACCGAGACGCTGCGCCAGGTCGCCGAGAAGCAGGGCCTCCCGCTCGTGCCCGACCCGGGCGGCGCCGCCTTCTACGGCCCCAAGATCTCCGTCCAGACGAAGGACGCCATCGGCCGCACCTGGCAGATGTCGACCGTCCAGCTCGACTTCAACCTGCCGGAGCGCTTCGACCTCGAATACACCGGCCCCGACGGCTCGAAGCAGCGCCCGGTGATGATCCACCGTGCCCTCTTCGGCTCGATCGAGCGGTTCTTCGCGGTGCTCCTGGAGCACTACGCGGGCGCCTTCCCGGCGTGGCTGGCCCCCGTCCAGGCGATCGGCATCCCGATCGGCGACGGACACGTCGAGTACCTGGAGAAGTTCGCCGCGGCCGCGAAGAAGAAGGGCCTGCGGGTGGAGGTGGACTCCTCCTCCGACCGGATGCAGAAGAAGATCCGCAACGCCCAGAAGCAGAAGGTGCCCTTCATGGTCATCGCGGGCGACGAGGACATGTCGGGCGGCTCGGTCTCCTTCCGCTACCGCGACGGCTCGCAGGAGAACGGCATCCCGTTCGACGAGGCCATCGCGAAGATCGCGAAGGTCGTCGAGGAGCGGACGCAGATCTGA
- a CDS encoding phosphatidylinositol mannoside acyltransferase, protein MSAQERLTDALYGLGWSTVKKLPEPVAVRLGRTVADLAWKRRGKGVRRLESNYARVVPDASPERLAELSRAGMRSYLRYWMESFRLPAWSAERISNGFAVKDVHYLTDGIASGRGVILALPHMGNWDLAGAWVTTELRTPFTTVAERLKPETLYDRFVAYREGLGMEVLPHSGGTAFGTLARRLRDGGLVCLVAERDLSASGVEVDFFGDTATMPAGPALLAQQTGALLLPVTLWYDDSPVMRGRVHPPVEVPQSGTRAEKTSVMTQSLADAFATGIADHPEDWHMLQRLWLADLEPRPSDGDPA, encoded by the coding sequence GTGAGCGCCCAGGAGCGCCTGACCGACGCGCTGTACGGCCTCGGCTGGAGCACCGTCAAGAAGCTCCCCGAGCCCGTCGCCGTACGCCTCGGCCGCACCGTCGCCGACCTCGCGTGGAAGCGACGCGGCAAGGGTGTGCGACGGCTGGAGAGCAACTACGCGCGCGTGGTGCCGGACGCGAGCCCCGAGCGCCTGGCCGAGCTCTCGCGCGCGGGGATGCGCTCCTATCTGCGGTACTGGATGGAGTCCTTCCGGCTGCCGGCCTGGAGCGCCGAGCGCATCAGCAACGGTTTCGCCGTCAAGGACGTGCACTACCTGACCGACGGGATCGCCTCCGGCCGGGGCGTCATCCTGGCCCTGCCGCACATGGGCAACTGGGACCTGGCGGGCGCCTGGGTCACCACCGAGCTCCGGACGCCCTTCACCACCGTCGCCGAGCGCCTCAAGCCGGAGACGCTGTACGACCGGTTCGTCGCCTACCGGGAGGGCCTCGGCATGGAGGTGCTGCCGCACAGCGGCGGTACCGCCTTCGGGACCCTGGCCCGGCGGCTGCGCGACGGCGGGCTGGTCTGCCTGGTCGCCGAGCGCGACCTGTCCGCCTCCGGGGTCGAGGTGGACTTCTTCGGGGACACCGCCACGATGCCCGCCGGACCCGCCCTGCTCGCCCAGCAGACCGGCGCGCTGCTGCTCCCCGTCACGCTCTGGTACGACGACTCGCCCGTCATGCGGGGCCGGGTGCATCCCCCGGTCGAGGTACCCCAGTCAGGTACGCGGGCCGAGAAGACGTCTGTCATGACACAGTCGCTGGCAGACGCCTTCGCCACCGGCATCGCCGACCACCCGGAGGACTGGCACATGTTGCAGCGGTTGTGGCTCGCGGACCTGGAACCCCGCCCGTCGGACGGGGACCCCGCGTGA
- a CDS encoding YebC/PmpR family DNA-binding transcriptional regulator has protein sequence MSGHSKWATTKHKKAVIDAKRGKLFAKMIKNIEVAARTGGADVSGNPTLFDAIQKAKKSSVPNKNIDSAVKRGAGLEAGGADYETIMYEGYGPNGVAVLIECLTDNRNRAASDVRVAMTRNGGSMADPGSVSYLFNRKGVVIVPKGELAEDDVLGAVLDAGAEEVNDLGESFEVLSEATDLVAVRTALQEAGIDYDSAEANFVPTMQVELDEEGARKIFRLIDALEDSDDVQNVFANFDVSDEVMEKVDA, from the coding sequence ATGTCCGGCCACTCTAAATGGGCTACGACGAAGCACAAGAAGGCCGTGATCGACGCCAAGCGCGGCAAGCTCTTCGCGAAGATGATCAAGAACATCGAAGTCGCGGCCCGTACCGGTGGCGCGGACGTGTCCGGCAACCCGACGCTGTTCGACGCCATTCAGAAGGCCAAGAAGAGCTCGGTCCCGAACAAGAACATCGACTCCGCGGTGAAGCGCGGCGCCGGTCTCGAGGCCGGTGGCGCCGACTACGAGACGATCATGTACGAGGGCTACGGCCCGAACGGCGTCGCGGTGCTCATCGAGTGCCTCACCGACAACCGCAACCGCGCCGCCTCCGACGTCCGCGTCGCCATGACCCGCAACGGCGGCTCCATGGCCGACCCGGGCTCGGTGTCGTACCTCTTCAACCGCAAGGGCGTCGTCATCGTCCCCAAGGGTGAGCTGGCCGAGGACGACGTGCTCGGCGCGGTCCTCGACGCGGGCGCCGAGGAGGTCAACGACCTCGGTGAGTCCTTCGAGGTCCTGTCCGAGGCCACCGACCTGGTCGCGGTCCGCACCGCCCTCCAGGAAGCCGGCATCGACTACGACTCCGCCGAGGCCAACTTCGTCCCGACCATGCAGGTCGAGCTGGACGAGGAGGGCGCGAGGAAGATCTTCAGGCTGATCGACGCGCTCGAGGACAGCGACGACGTGCAGAACGTCTTCGCCAACTTCGACGTCAGCGACGAGGTCATGGAGAAGGTCGACGCGTAG
- the pdxT gene encoding pyridoxal 5'-phosphate synthase glutaminase subunit PdxT — MSHEAPVIGVLALQGDVREHLIALAAADAVARPVRRPEELAEVDGLVIPGGESTTISKLAVLFGVMEPLRARVRAGMPVYGTCAGMIMLADKILDPRSGQETVGGIDMIVRRNAFGRQNESFEAALDVNGIAGDPVEGVFIRAPWVESVGAATEVLAEHEGHIVAVRQGNALATSFHPELTGDHRVHALFVDMVRANRSAESL; from the coding sequence ATGAGCCACGAAGCCCCTGTCATAGGCGTCCTTGCACTCCAGGGCGACGTCCGGGAGCACCTCATCGCCCTGGCCGCGGCCGACGCCGTGGCCAGGCCGGTGCGGCGGCCCGAGGAACTCGCCGAGGTCGACGGTCTCGTCATCCCCGGCGGTGAGTCGACCACCATCTCCAAGCTGGCCGTCCTCTTCGGCGTGATGGAGCCCCTCCGCGCGCGCGTGCGGGCCGGAATGCCCGTCTACGGGACCTGCGCGGGCATGATCATGCTCGCCGACAAGATCCTCGACCCGCGCTCGGGCCAGGAGACCGTCGGCGGCATCGACATGATCGTGCGCCGCAACGCGTTCGGACGACAGAACGAGTCCTTCGAGGCCGCCCTCGACGTGAACGGCATCGCGGGCGATCCGGTGGAGGGCGTCTTCATCCGCGCCCCCTGGGTCGAGTCCGTCGGTGCCGCGACCGAGGTGCTGGCCGAGCACGAGGGCCACATCGTCGCGGTCCGCCAGGGCAACGCGCTCGCCACGTCGTTCCACCCGGAACTGACCGGCGACCACCGTGTGCACGCCCTGTTCGTCGACATGGTGCGCGCGAACCGGTCAGCGGAGTCCTTGTAG